In the genome of Paenibacillus pabuli, one region contains:
- a CDS encoding EndoU domain-containing protein yields MNPPFDSNQTLHLLKFRYNDYNQVGGEDRMQRIQVHPDVLDEKALLVQQKKQELERMVWELEKSIYMLQSDWSGVTGERFFWDFMQAKEVFPNTLGLLDDIQKEFTFVAKNFRTVDGSGEVALYIPEELKRNFSVGLLDKSVGETLTGMGQTAEALFYDPFGTVASVAYGLTLGKVVDVGRGIKFAWDAAWGNGTARSDIEQFVDEQKKQIGESGAGYYGGSVMGQVLAYAFVGKALRSKDDIGSGGGGKKKSDKSKEGTGQDGKPVVDKERWLGSLQNTENFKTGTKENGLSHIFGGEILKNGNANGFHYEGMPNSNGKIVGKVDTPNEFGVYQANVEINGVPKGPKSTFFPKEWTPQQVIDSVNEAFNNKVNIKNNKYIGKTSTGMEIELILRNDKIISAYPIY; encoded by the coding sequence ATGAATCCTCCGTTTGATTCCAATCAAACTCTTCATTTGTTAAAATTTAGGTATAACGACTACAATCAGGTTGGCGGTGAAGATAGGATGCAACGTATTCAGGTACATCCCGATGTGTTGGACGAGAAAGCTCTATTGGTCCAGCAGAAGAAACAGGAACTGGAGCGAATGGTCTGGGAACTGGAGAAATCCATCTATATGTTGCAATCCGATTGGTCGGGTGTGACCGGAGAGCGTTTCTTCTGGGATTTTATGCAGGCAAAAGAAGTGTTCCCGAATACACTCGGGCTGTTGGATGATATCCAGAAAGAGTTTACCTTTGTAGCGAAAAATTTTAGGACAGTGGATGGCTCAGGTGAGGTTGCACTATATATACCTGAAGAGCTGAAAAGAAATTTCAGTGTGGGGTTGCTAGATAAATCGGTGGGAGAAACATTAACCGGAATGGGTCAGACGGCGGAGGCGCTCTTTTATGATCCATTCGGCACGGTCGCCAGTGTGGCCTATGGTCTGACTTTGGGTAAGGTGGTCGATGTTGGCCGAGGCATTAAGTTTGCTTGGGATGCAGCTTGGGGAAACGGAACAGCCAGGTCTGACATAGAGCAATTTGTGGATGAGCAGAAGAAACAGATCGGTGAGAGTGGGGCAGGATACTACGGTGGCTCTGTGATGGGCCAGGTGTTGGCCTATGCCTTTGTTGGCAAAGCTCTTCGTTCGAAGGATGACATTGGATCAGGAGGGGGAGGCAAGAAAAAGTCGGATAAGAGTAAAGAAGGGACTGGACAAGATGGTAAACCTGTTGTAGATAAAGAGAGATGGCTCGGAAGTCTACAAAATACAGAAAACTTTAAAACAGGAACTAAAGAAAACGGATTAAGCCATATTTTTGGTGGTGAAATACTCAAAAATGGGAATGCCAATGGTTTTCATTATGAAGGGATGCCAAATAGTAACGGCAAAATTGTCGGGAAAGTTGATACACCTAATGAATTTGGTGTCTATCAAGCCAATGTTGAAATTAATGGAGTACCAAAAGGACCCAAATCCACATTTTTTCCAAAGGAATGGACACCACAACAGGTAATTGATTCAGTAAATGAAGCTTTTAATAATAAAGTAAATATAAAAAACAATAAATATATAGGGAAAACAAGCACAGGAATGGAAATAGAGCTTATTTTAAGAAATGATAAGATAATTTCAGCATACCCAATATACTGA